The Solanum lycopersicum chromosome 2, SLM_r2.1 DNA window aaaagagacttgtgcataaaatatacaattgaatcgcattgtataaacaagaaaaagagaaattatatacaatttgaatttgtataaaacgagaaaggcaaaagagacttgggcaagaaaaaatttatattatataattataagtgtataggacgacgatatatgtatttgcatgcatttatataattttctctcgctttgtacatttagaaatacaatttatacaattctattgtataaaacgagagaggCGAGTGACAGGAATAAGTGAGCGAGAGAGGAtagtggcgagcgagaatatGAGGGAGAGAGAGACTGACAAACGGTTTGTTATGAAACACAAATAAGTCAAATGATAGCTACtatatctattttatattattagtttgtcattctatACAATTATCCCATAAAAGTAAATTGAGAGAGTATCAAATAATATGGTGTTTTAGAGCTCCAACTCAAAACTAAATTTTACATCATTTTGGTGTGTGAATAATGTTACATCGATATAACACTATTCATCTCACTAATTcactttattaaatattttaatattatttcattatacaaaatttttaattatacattttataaattataaattatatgttttaattagatctcttgtatatttaattatcttttatataatatttttataatattaattttagatataaaaaatagcctttttatagattaatttttctacatatgattttttttttaaaaagttgtgtTATTTCTATACAAATTGTATTTAGATATAACTATAATTATCcatcacaaaaaattaaaaatgcaaacatataaattattaaacaaataataCAATGTACTTAAAAGAAACTATTTGtgcacctttttttttattagatcAGTAGTCACTCTACTCCTATAAATATATAACACCAAACTATCATCATCACAATTACATTCATACATTCAcgttctcaaaaaaaaaaaaaaattgccatGAAACAAGAGTCATGTAAAAAAGATGTTGAACGGCACTTGgagtttttgtaattttgttttgcAATTATCACAGGGTCGTCACattttttgaggaaaaaaaatgCTACATGATATATTAACTTCACGTATTATAATGCACAACAAGATTATTGATGATAAGTGTGATCTTAATGCACAAATTCAAGATACGTCAAAAGGTCTAACTCCAATTGTAGAAATGACAATAGATGAAAGATAACGAGTTCAACAATTTTTAGcttgacataaaaaaataaaggacaaAGAAACTCATTTTGAACTATGTAATGCATTAATAGAGCATTAATGAGAGCAGTGTAGTGATCTTGaaagtttaatatttatgtagaatttaaaatatatttttttcaaatgtttacttaattgtattttattaatgatttcatttttatttgtattatttattattatgtataatgCATAATATTTGCAagaaattcatattatttaaaaagttatggtataaataattttatattgaattactataaaagaaaataatatgaattgtaTATTGCGAATGTTTTAGaaagaatttattttgaaaattaagaaaatataaatgaaataaaaaataataatatattaatgaaaAGAGAGAAAACTATACTTTTTGGTATAAAATATAGTGAAGTGAGTTGAAGTTGTTTTATACTTAAATAGTAGTGCTAAATCCAAATTTGGTGTTTGAGTTGGAGATGCGCCTAATGCAGaaacttttaagtcagtttgaccaacttttaagctcatccaaacaggctctaaataGTGCTTAGATTAAAATTCTATAAAAAGTTTTTTCCTAATTATACCCTTAAATTATTAtgagattttcaaaattaaattatgtttggtcattaatataaattaaaattgtattttatttaaactttttataaataattttgaagtaaaaagattaattattttttaaaaatattttataatttttttaaaaattgatttatgatCAAACAAAATTTTCCAAGTTTTAACTCCCAGTAATGGAAAAGTTCTTTTTCCATGGTTACACtttccttatttttctttattcagaTTTGGAAGATCCAGTATAATCTAACTCAATCTGAATCTTATTATTAGCTTAAATAAATATGGTCATTAATTAAAGCCTTCCCTTTTTGTGAACCATTAAATGGAATCAAACAAAATCTCCTCATCAACATAGATACTTACTTTAAATAAGGAACGATATATTACCATTACCATTAATCTCTTTCTTTACCTGCACTATGTTTAGGCTCTTTATTTGGTGTAGAGGGTGttcccaaaaaataataaatccaACTGAAAAGCCTAATCCAAACGAATTGAAAAGGCTGAATCTCAATGCTCTATAACTATATAGTTTTtctgaaatataattttatttagagtCTAATAAGGCtcctaacaaaataataaaatgacaacataattttattttcataataacaGTTGCCCTAGTGCTTATATCACGTAAGGAGCAGATGCATACACTCTTGCATCAACATATAAACACAAAATTTATCTGCTAAGAATGGCTGTGTAATACTGGTATGAAAGGCAGAGTGtttaataaaagaagaagatttAATGTGTAGGACCAAAAATTTGAGCCTTCTCTCAATCAGACTAGCGCGCGTCCATGTGTAGTCATGAATTACAAAAACTGCTGACGATTGCTCAAACTCTTCCTGTATATGCTCATAAATTTGGCCACAAATTCTGCAATTATACATATGAATCAAATACATGTTAGGAGAACTAATATCACTAAAAAGTCATAGTATAAACATAGTTCAATACTACAGTTTAACGAGTTACCTTCTAATTTTAACAAAGCAGTCGTTCCAAGAGGGAGCCTTTTCTCCTGCAGATCGTCTTGTTGTTACTTGATGAACTTTTAACTTCTCGAACATGTATTTTAACATACAAGTATAGTACTTACATAATAAGAATGCCAGTAATGAATTTCCCTTCTTATACCAGCATCAACTTTCTTAACGAATTCTTCAACTAGTTTCTGCATTGCATTCAACATAAACATGAAATGATCTTCCTTAGATATTAGTAACTCTTTAAAAAAATCctcattcaaatttatatacTTTACCAGGAGAATAAGTTTTGGATGCACAAACTCCACCAAAAGTTTTTGGAACTTCCCTCGAACAGAAAATAACCTGATTTAAAATAGACACCTTTACTGTCAACTTTGATATTCTTTAGTTAGAAGAACAACTTTGTTCATTGCTATTTACAATTTTGATACCTTGTTTGGTTGGGATCAGCGAGAATTTCTGCTGCAAGTTCTGTTACTACTTCTTCCCATCCTATTGAAATCGGTTGGTCTTCAGCAAAAGGATAGCTGTATAAAGTGTGTGGATCAGTAATCCATAAACTAGCAAAGGCATAATCTGTAAAGTATAGTAATATTACTTGTGTGCTTTGCAGGCTTCTAGAGCCATAATTGCTCTTCGCAGGTTTTGCTTTGACTTGGCGGCTATCTTAGCAGCAAAACCCATTGGTAGTTcaaaatcttcctttcttgCTATCTGAATAAGAACTTCCATGATCTAAGCAATCCAAAATATGAAGTTAGAAGGAAATTCTTGTGTCCGGTTGAAGATATAATGGCCAAAATGACATGTTACATTTATAGCTAATGTTAATTCTATTAGAATGTACTTCCTATTTTTACACTTACTTCATGAGTTACAGGAGCTGCAACTTCAAAAACTTTGCTGCGGCTTTTCACTGAGTCAAGTATGGCTACATCATCTTCACAGCAGAGAATGAGCTTGCAAGCATCTGAATAGCAGTCCATTATCCATTTAACTAGGTGCTGTATGTTCTCCGCGGCTTTGTCCACATTATAAAGAACTATAACTGTAAGACTCAGAGTATTACTTAATTAGGTCAAGACGGAATTGATTGATGGTTAAAATAGTCGTTTGCTTTGATAGACATGATCACCTTTGTAATCAGCCTTCTTATTTACTCTGCTGATTTCAGGGGTCAGTGCATACTCTGAAGTTATTTGCTTAACTAAAGCCATTATCACATATCTAGCATTAGGCTCCAACTGAACGTTGAGCTCGATATGGTGAGGACTTGAGCTTACTGGTACGACAACTTGCAGTGGCCTTGTTTCCTATTAGGCAGATAGGGGAAAAGAAGAGGCATATTGAATGAAATTCCGCAGCATGGAAACAAATTAAACTGCATTTAACACTGTCCATTCACCAAATAATGTGTGATAATTAACAATGTATTGTCTACATAAATCAAGCACTAAACATATGAATCCAGATTCTGTTGAAAATCATGATCTTATAGTCgattttgttgggttttatttgccttGAATTTTTAAccataaatagttttttttttaggaaaaaattttgaattgaccaatctttttttcttttttaggaaAAGATTtgcacctgcttattttcggtcatAACAGATTTTATCCTTTGTagtatctttttaaaaataaaaactgtaTTAAAAAATTGTGCCAAATAGATTACAATTTGATAAAGGGagtggtgtttttgttgttgtttgatTGGAAAATGGAAGTTGAGAAAATTTAAGCAGACTTAGAGCCCTAACTTCCATGATCAACAGAGACTtgtataaatgaaaataaatagcaGAAAATAAATCAAGTCTGAGGTACCTTAATTTGGAAGTATCTCAAATCATGGGATATCTGCGAAACAGAAAAACAAACGAAAAAACTGGAATATTTTGTACTGATGATGAACCATGAAAATGTAGCATATCTGCATCTTAATTCTAAGTCTGGCTTTGCTTACATTGCAGATAGCATCACCATAGATTTCACGCAAAAAAGCCATCGTGAGTGTTCTCCTTCCAGAACCAGGAGGACCCTTGAATAAGATCTGTGGAATGATTTCACTTGAAGAAACCTAAAAGAAAAGGCATTAGAAAACCAAAGGAAGTTGTGATCTAATTAAGCAGATAATGTTAAAACAAAATGTCCTAGTGAGTGTATCTTTGTGTGCTTCACCACTTGATTCATCAGAAAAAGGGAGTTTAGATCATGTTTACCAGGTCTTTAAGTAGTAAAGCTTCTTGCTTGTGGCAAGTAAATCCCTCTAGTAAATCAGGTTGATGCTTGTCAGCCCAGAAGGGTCTCAAGCTTTGAACTACAGATGCCTTAGCAATTACTACAGCTTCATCAATCGGACGCCCTTTTTCTGGAGATTCTCTTCTTGACGTGCTGCATGTTCCCTTCTTGAGACAAGAAAACCATGGTTCTGACTGACTCTTTTGCCTGTTCGCGGTGAACTTTTTCATACTTTTGGTCGTCCTTCCACTAGTATCACTCAAATTACTACTCTGTCTACTTACAAAAGTGCTTGTGCTTATAGTTCTTTGAGTATTACTAGATGAATTTCCTCTTCCACTCTGATTGAAATTACCAGGCGTTTTCACTGATTCAACATTTCTATCAGTCAGTACCTGAGGCTTTTTATCAAATTTCCTTTCAGTAATCTTCTGCATGTTCAAAGCTTCATAGTCCCgagaaaagaaaatatcacCAGGTGAAACAGTTTCTGTGCTTTCAAACATATGATTAGCACCAGTAGTACTTCCAGAAATCTTTGCTTCGGCAATCATTTCATTAAGTTCACCTCCTGTAGGTCCGTGCTTATAGGgagtttccctttctttccgCGACAAGCTCCTAACTGGCAATTGGGAAGGCGTCTGCGTCTTATTATTTGCTTTTCTTCTCTCCTTGGAAGCATCAAACTTGTGTTGTCTGTCAGGTCTAGGAGCAGAAGCGTACCTGcgattataatttgatttctCCCCTAGTCTACTAAGAACATTATTATTACCTTGTGTTTGATTTTGCTTCCTATTTGAATCAGCAAAAATCCTGTCATGATCATCACCAGCATATTTATATGGAGACATATGTCTACGGTTCTCAGATTTTTGAAAAGGACTAACATTTCTATGAGAATATGAATGATCAGGTCTGCGTGGAAATGTGCTAACACTTCTTGGTAAAGCCTTTGGAGAAGAAGGAAATTCACCATCATCAATATCTCTGCGAAGCTTATAAGGAGACTTAGTACTTCTCCTTCGAGCAGAACTTGGAACATTATTAGTTCTCCAGCTTAAATTAAAAGAACTATTGTCCTTTGCTCTCTCAAATCCTACGTTGGGCTCTTCTGGTTCATGTTCTTCAAGatctatttctttttcattctttccgTTTACTTCCCTGTGTGGACTCTTCTCCAATGTCCAGTCTGTCTCCGTATCTGATGGCTCATAACCACTTCTTCTTTGCCTCATGGTCGACGAGAGTTTCAGTTGTAAAGCTTTGTTATATTTTGAAGCTCCCTCCATTTTAGAAGGTATTTTCTCTGTAGTTAGCTATAATTTGAACAGTAgaaaaattatagtaataattttcTGGTCCAAGAGGAAAAAAATACTCATAGGTGGCAATTAGAATCCAACGTATTCTGTGAAGACAACAACATACAGAGAATGGCAACAAAATTGTaccaataagaattttttttttttgtgtgtgtgaaaAGCACAAGAAAAGAACAGCTATGGTGTTCAAGatgtaattaaataaaataggaaTATGCTCTTTATTAcagctttaaaattttatactacGTGGTCACATAATTTTTAACATGGTATTGAAGTAGACAGATGTTGTGAGTTCAAGTCTCGCTGTAAGTAAATGAAAATGTGTTCTCCATAACCTGTTAAAACTTTTTCGATAAGatcatcataattcaacatATGATATCACATTGAGTGGAACAGGAATATTCTGAAGTGGGTACCAAAGAGGTGGAGAAATGGCACGaaatatatagtaaaatatgaaaagagCGATGAAGGCAAAGCAGAAACATTGGTGAAAACAATGAGCTGGGGCATATTTAAGACCAGCTAATATGgtataataaagaaataagagTTAGTTTTTAACATTGTGTGCAGCATCTGTAATTTACAAGGATGTTCTGAAACTTCTAAGCGTATTGCCGAGGATGACAACTTGCTAATTTTGTTGTCTCTACATGGAAAAAAACGATTCCCTAAATCCCTATCAAGGTCTCACATTGTCtctgaaaaagataaaataatttttgttttttttccagaaaagcTCATGAGAATCTTGTTAACTGCCATCAACTTCTAAGTACCACGTTCAACTGTTCCCAAAGTTCATAAAGATTCTTCAATACTTCTAGTTGGTAAGTATTATCAATGTCAAGTTGTACTGCCACGGTTAACACAGAATCACTAAATCCAATAGGCAATAAGTTGGCTATACCTGGAAGAAGTAATCATTCTAGTAAGCTTTTCGTCTAACCTTACACCAGACCAGTTCTTAACTATTATGTGAAACTCATTGATTTGGGAGTTTTGATCTCCttcctcaatttctttttgtttgaaGGTGGCAGATGGAAACTAATAAGTTTTGCTGTTAATAAAACTGTTGCTACTGGTACTTCGATTATGACCCCATCTGTTGTTGCGGTATCCTCTCAAGGTCAGTTCATCACCCCATTTGTACCTTTGAATTTATTGGTGTCTGTTTATTGTGTGTGTGTCTACTTAACAAAGATTCATATATATAGGCTTGCAGCAATTGCCATTCAAACCGGAGGGATACAACTATTGGAAATGGCGAAGCTACAGAATTCATTATGTGGAGAAAGGGGAAGGGTTTCCAATAGTTTTGATTCATGgatttgcttcttcttcttttcattGGAGGTAATTCTataatatttgtgtttgtatggCTTTGAGTTTAATTAAAAGATTTAGTGGGCTTATTTGCATCAAATTTTAGGTATAACATATCAGAACTGGCTAAAAGATACAAGGTTTATGCTTTGGATTTGCTAGGATTTGGCTGGAGTGAAAAGACACTAATAGATTATGATGCTTTGCTTTGGAGAGATCAGGTTGTCGACTTCTTAAAGGAGATAGTTAAACAACCCGCTGTTTTAGTTGGAAACAGGTGAGTTCATTTATTTACCAACTTGTCATTGTAATAAATCTACAAGATGCAATTAGTAGCTTTAATTGGTAGAGCTTCAGTAATATATAAGTAGTATGTAATATGATGACTCTTGAATTATTTAAACAGTCTTGGAGGGTTTACTACTTTGTTAGCAGCAGCAGCACTACCAGATAAAATCAGGGGAGTTTCCTTATTAAATAGTGCAGGACGATTTGGGGATGACGTTAGTACAACTGACAAAACTGAAGAGTCTGCCTTACATAAGTTCATTGTAAAGCCAATGGAGGAAATTTTTCAACGTGTTGTTGTCAGATCAGCTTTCTGGATAACAATGCAACCAGTTCAAATTGAAGCTGTACTAAAGAGTGGTGTAGGTTCCTTCCTAGCTAAATTTGAACcttatatcttcttgctatttGCACGATGCATCAGAAACGGATGGCTGGTTTCTGCATTTGCATTTCATTTGTTATTTAGCCACTACCGCTGATAATCTTGACGAACATTAGATAGAATAACTAATTCCTtgatgtttttcttgttttaaggTCTACAGAAACCATTCAAATGTGGATGATTACCTCATCAATTCAATTTTAAGGCCTGCAGCTGACCCAAATGCCTATGAAGTTTATTACCGGTATGAATGCAGCTATATAGCCTATTGTTTTTCGCCTCCTTTTGGCAGCTAAAAACCATTATCATTTTCTCACTTGGAACACCATTATCTGCCTTATTAGTCTAGAATCTTAATAGAAATCTCCCCACCATTCATATTGAAGTCCTTGACTCTCATGACTCGAGCCTGTTTGACGAGTTTTGTCTTTGGAACTTCAAACTGAGATGGTTCGACCTTTTCCAGCATATGCCAAGAGTGTTTTGCAAATTGATAGAAGTGCAAAGATAATGTTGAGATACTACTAACATTTAGAAGTGTACAAAAGACTAGAGATTTACTACATCTGCTTTGTCAGATACATATACTTTTAAGTTCCAACCTGTTTATGTACCAAAAGTTTAGGCTAAGAAAGTTAGCTAATATTGTCTACTTTGCATTTCTGCAGATTATTAAAACAACTCATGTCAAACCCCACAAAGCACACACTTGACAGTGTTTTGAGCCAACTCTCTTGcccattgttgttgttgtggggGGACCTAGACCCTTGGGTTCATGATCGTGCAAAGCCAAATCGAATTAAGGATTTCTACCCGAACACATCCCTTGTAAACTTGCAGGCAGGGCATTACCCCCAGGATGAAGTTCCAGAACAAGTGAATAAAGCTTTATTAGATTGGTTATCAACCTTGACATCAGAAATTTAGCTTCATTGCTAACATATGTAGTAGAGTATGTGTTATCAAAGTGTACTGCCCTGCGATAAGAAATTTCATCATCTTTTCCTGAATAGATTGCATAGAAGCCGATCATTTCAAGACACCGAAGACTGAAGAGATAATTAGACTGAGCCACTGAGGTCTATTCCAAAGAGACTGATATAAACTTTTTTTCTGAAATCATTTGATctgaacatttttattttatacttataAGCATGATTTCAGCAGTGAATCTAATTGATAAAAGAACTAATTTTCAAAGGGGATAGAGAAAGATCATGAACATATAAATCCTTAACTCATTTTTCGTTGAGTAAGAGCAATTGGATGAAATAAATCTTTCCACACTTGATTACATATGTTGAATTCAAGTCGTGAAAACAGAAGAAATGTATTCTTTCCCTTCAATCAAATCAGTCCAGCATTAAatctcaagaaaataataaaaaataaaactggATCCGTTGTGTATAtcatgtcaaaaaaaaaattctttgctTGTGTTGGTAAACATGAGGTGAGGAATTGTTAACTTTACTTGTTCCAAACGCTAAGCACTAAAGCTAAAGAAGTTGGATAAAGCAAGTGTCTAATTCATTTCACAACAGTTCATGGATTGTTGTGGTATACGGGTCCTACAATAATGCACaatgtataaatttgaattgatAGTACTCGGACAAACAAAAATACTACTCTCATTTCTCTCGGTACAAATAGCATCACCTGTAAGCCAAAAAAACAAAGTCGCAAATCCTCCTCATTCAATGGAAGCCTCTGTCAGACTACTCACTTGTTCTAATCGCCACCATGTCTCCCCTTCTCTCTTCCTCAAACTCAATCACAAGCCCTTTCCTTTATCACCATCTTCCTTTCGAACCCCTTCACTTTCTTCTCCCCCAAAGAATCGCCCCCGCATTTTCTTATCACATCGCAATCCCTCCTCCCCACTTTCTTCTCCATTTGGGTTTTCGAAAAACCCTTTCCCGTCGAAATTCTTGAATCCCATCTTATCCAGCGATCGTTTTGCTCGAATAGTATCTGGTACCCAAGATAAATTATTCGATTGGCATTTTGCTGCTGGCAGTGAAAAGGGTAATGAAATTGGGGCAATACCCAAAGAAGGCCCAATTGTGACGGTTGTGATGTTGGGTTGGCTCGGGTCAAAGCCGAAACATTTGAGGAGGTATATCGAGTTGTATAACTCTAAGGGTATTCACGCTCTAACATTTGTTGCTTCTGTGAAAGATGTTCTTTCTTTCGATCTTGGCAAGAAATTGGAAGAGAGGATTGCTGTATTGGCAAATGAGCTTGCTTTGTGGTTGTCGGAATCCGATAACGATGGTCGTGAACGGTGTTTGATTTTTCACACATTCAGTAATACCGGTTGGCTTGCGTAGGTTGATTAATGGGACTTCAAATATTGATCATGCTAAAGTTATTAGTAATTTTTAGCTGTTCTAACCTTTATTAGTATTTGTTACTGTGCAGTTATGGTGCTATTCTTGAGAATCTGAAAAATAGACAGGATTTGTTGGAAAAGATCAAGGGTTGTGTCGTAGATTCCGGTGGTGATCCAGATATAAGCCCTAAGGTTGTTTTTTTACCTCATCCTACCATCACTTCCCTTTATCTGATGCTTTATAGGATAGCATTCAGCTGCTTTTGATGCTATCCTTTTGTTTGAGCCTTAATTACTcttttctctaaaattgattttggtTTAGTAAAATGTAACTATGGATTCATCATATGGTCGGAGGACCAGGATGATTGACGTATACCAAGGGTTCTTTGTTCACTAATCCACATACGGATACCTGAAAAGTTTTTGACTTTTCTCATTGCAAAGGATATGGGTTGGTATGGAATGTGTTTCATACTGTTTAAGTTATCATAGAAATTTCAGTTTCAAGATGATAGTTTCTATTGTAACCTCTTGGTTGGGTATAGCCAGGACACAAGCCTCTTTAAATATTCTTTGAGATTTCAGCATTGCTCTTTGCCATTGTCTTTCTTTGATAGGTTGAACTATTTGATGGAGTTTTTCTCACAACTTGGGGAAATTCCATTCCAAGAATGCTTGgcaattttttctcttccttttgTGGGGGAATTCTGTTCTTTTCATTTTGGAAGATTATTTGTTCTTCTGGTGCACTTTTTCATTCATTCCTTTTAAAAAACGCAGTGCATTATTTTCGCTTTTGTTGTATAGTGTTGATTCTGATCCTACAGAATTGAGTAATGAGGAAAGTTGTATGGTAATTCAGTCTTAACTGCTTGCAGGTCTGGGCAGCTGGATTTACTGCAGCCATGCTGAAGAAGTGTAGCTCCTTTGCATATTCTTCAGTAGAAGCTGGAGAAGGAAATGAAGTGGAACGTCCATTAACCTTGGGAAACATTCAAACTAAGGGAGCCATGATGATGGAAACCGTTCTTTTTGCAACACTTGAGAAGCTTTTCTCGTTGCTTCTTAATTTGCCTGATGTTAATGAGTAAGCACTACAACATGTTATGTTCTTTTTGTTTACTTATGAATTAGGAAATAGTTCAGAGAAATATGGTTTGCAGTAAGTATTCAGCTATTGATTAGAAGGTTTGGTCTATTGAAAAAGTTTATAGCTACTTCTAATTATTGGTTATTTCCAATTTACAGGCGGTTGACGAAGATAATTACTGTCCTTGTCAAGAACCAGCCTTCCTGTCTTCAGCTATATCTTTACAGTACAGCTGACAAGGTCATTCCAATTCAGTCAGTTGAATCTTTTATTCAAGAGCAGAGGAAAATTGGGAGAGAGGTTCACTCTTTCAACTTTGGCTCTTC harbors:
- the LOC101258821 gene encoding uncharacterized protein, producing the protein MSSCTATVNTESLNPIGNKLAIPGRSGRWKLISFAVNKTVATGTSIMTPSVVAVSSQGLQQLPFKPEGYNYWKWRSYRIHYVEKGEGFPIVLIHGFASSSFHWRYNISELAKRYKVYALDLLGFGWSEKTLIDYDALLWRDQVVDFLKEIVKQPAVLVGNSLGGFTTLLAAAALPDKIRGVSLLNSAGRFGDDVSTTDKTEESALHKFIVKPMEEIFQRVVVRSAFWITMQPVQIEAVLKSGVGSFLAKFEPYIFLLFARCIRNGWLVYRNHSNVDDYLINSILRPAADPNAYEVYYRLLKQLMSNPTKHTLDSVLSQLSCPLLLLWGDLDPWVHDRAKPNRIKDFYPNTSLVNLQAGHYPQDEVPEQVNKALLDWLSTLTSEI
- the LOC138342238 gene encoding uncharacterized protein, with protein sequence MEGASKYNKALQLKLSSTMRQRRSGYEPSDTETDWTLEKSPHREVNGKNEKEIDLEEHEPEEPNVGFERAKDNSSFNLSWRTNNVPSSARRRSTKSPYKLRRDIDDGEFPSSPKALPRSVSTFPRRPDHSYSHRNVSPFQKSENRRHMSPYKYAGDDHDRIFADSNRKQNQTQGNNNVLSRLGEKSNYNRRYASAPRPDRQHKFDASKERRKANNKTQTPSQLPVRSLSRKERETPYKHGPTGGELNEMIAEAKISGSTTGANHMFESTETVSPGDIFFSRDYEALNMQKITERKFDKKPQVLTDRNVESVKTPGNFNQSGRGNSSSNTQRTISTSTFVSRQSSNLSDTSGRTTKSMKKFTANRQKSQSEPWFSCLKKGTCSTSRRESPEKGRPIDEAVVIAKASVVQSLRPFWADKHQPDLLEGFTCHKQEALLLKDLVNMI
- the LOC101263863 gene encoding uncharacterized protein: MYKFELIVLGQTKILLSFLSVQIASPVSQKNKVANPPHSMEASVRLLTCSNRHHVSPSLFLKLNHKPFPLSPSSFRTPSLSSPPKNRPRIFLSHRNPSSPLSSPFGFSKNPFPSKFLNPILSSDRFARIVSGTQDKLFDWHFAAGSEKGNEIGAIPKEGPIVTVVMLGWLGSKPKHLRRYIELYNSKGIHALTFVASVKDVLSFDLGKKLEERIAVLANELALWLSESDNDGRERCLIFHTFSNTGWLAYGAILENLKNRQDLLEKIKGCVVDSGGDPDISPKVWAAGFTAAMLKKCSSFAYSSVEAGEGNEVERPLTLGNIQTKGAMMMETVLFATLEKLFSLLLNLPDVNERLTKIITVLVKNQPSCLQLYLYSTADKVIPIQSVESFIQEQRKIGREVHSFNFGSSPHVDHYRTFPDKYVSVLQKFLQECTLIPKGKRR
- the LOC101259119 gene encoding replication factor C subunit 3-like, producing MAFLREIYGDAICNISHDLRYFQIKETRPLQVVVPVSSSPHHIELNVQLEPNARYVIMALVKQITSEYALTPEISRVNKKADYKVIVLYNVDKAAENIQHLVKWIMDCYSDACKLILCCEDDVAILDSVKSRSKVFEVAAPVTHEIMEVLIQIARKEDFELPMGFAAKIAAKSKQNLRRAIMALEACKAHNYPFAEDQPISIGWEEVVTELAAEILADPNQTRLFSVRGKFQKLLVEFVHPKLILLKLVEEFVKKVDAGIRREIHYWHSYYEKRLPLGTTALLKLEEFVAKFMSIYRKSLSNRQQFL